The DNA segment ATCTTGGCTgacaatttaaatacaatttatttactAAAGTGTAAACAATTAAATGCTTTTCTAGAAAAATGCACTGGGCTGTAATTTAATGCCCCGAAAATCTGAGGCTGAATTTAATCCATAATCTTAATCCAAATGTCagactgatgtgtttgttttcttaagaTTTGAGGGCCACAGCTGGCGCTCACACACCTAGTGTCACCAGAGTGCTTTACTTTCCCAGGTTCAATGTAAAAATTTGATCTAGAAATCTTTCGTATTTAACGTAACGTGGCTATCGGCAAGATGAAATGCTCagaacacacactctcctttGACGTGGACCAGAGTTAATCGTGTCATGAAGTGCAGTAACAGCCCATGTGCACATTTGTGCCATCCAACATACATACTGTTAAGGGCTGTTTGACATTAAGGATCTCCCATTCTTTGGACACAGACAGGGGTTTTGAAGAGATGCTAACGGGGAGCAAAGGTGGCGTGGCCATGGCTGTATATTGAATGAAGTGGTGAtaagtgctttgtgtgtgtccctgtaCCGTATCACTAGGCCGGTCCATTAGCAGAGGGCTGCGTCTCTCTGTaaggtaaacaaaaaaaaaaaaaaggacagagattcagaaattattgttttatctgCTAAATATTTTCCACCAAGACTTCTGCTATCACCCAAATACAAAAGATGTAAATGGAATCTGGTTAATAATCCTAAATGCAATGAAAGATTTGAAGAACTCAACATCTCTACATTAAGATCTcagcaaaaaaaggaaaacaacctAAACTACAAAAATAGCCCATAACCAGGGAAAGAcctatataatatatgaataatgTAGCTTAAGAGGTCAAGTGTCAGCAATAGACCTATTTTTTAAGCGTAACCAGGGATTTGAAGCATTTGTCAAGTGTAGTGATGTTACCAATTTAATCACACAGCCAAACACTTACTGTGTGACAGCAGCTGACTGGTTAGATGAACTGGCAGTTGTTGGGTTGGGACAGTCTCCATTATTCTTTCCTTTTTCGTTGTCTTTATCATTGCCTGTCCCTGTGTCTTGCACTGTGAGCCCCTCTATTGGCACCTTAACCGCTTcactgaaagaaacaaacaaacaatgaacaaaCTAGAATGACAGCCAGGGGATTGTCACCGCAATTAAAGTGTAGATAATAGTGGCTGAAGTTCATCACAGTTGGTTTCAACTCAGTCCACACTGGTTCTAAACATGTCCAGTGCACACAGTAACCCATGTGTCCATTGTTCTGGTGCTGCCACCACACAACAGACTGTGACTGCACAGGAAAAGATAGTTCCTCTCAAATTAAGATTAGGTGGCAATAGTCAAGTTTTTAGCTTTAACTCATCATCATGAGGTTAGTGTTGATTACATAATGTAATGACTATTGAATAGTAACATCATCTGCATATTAATTGATTCCCTATAAGCCTcgtttttgctttgcttttgttttcccttAAGTTTACTCTGGAGTAGCGGAATCTcagacaaaagacagagagCCTTGTTGTCTGAGAAGGCaaaactttgtttcttttcttttcaacgtTTTAATTGTCCAACCCATTCAGCATCCCACCGTGATGTGTCCTGCTAATCCTGATGGCCAGTCAGAGTGTAGGAGAGTAACAGGACTTAAAGGGGTTTAATTGTAGCATGCTTAGGTGCACTGTTTGTTAGTAACTTGCTTATGTATTGATTTGTTAAGATGCTGATATGTTGGATTGCTAGTAGCTTTTGTTCATCGCATGCTATCTGACAAACTGTTAGTAGTGTGGGTGCTCTGATAGTTAAAAAATCATATAAACTTCAGTCTCGTCAGTGTTAGGACTGAGACAAAAATCATCTGTATCATCAAACCACAGTGAATGATCGTACACTGCTCTCAGTTTTTGGTGTAACTGTACAAGTTAAGGGACCCTTTGATTTCTACAATGCTGAGTGAACTGTTTCATGCTGGGCGTCATTGCTGTCATTTGAGGATATGGGATGAGCCTAGTCTAGAACCTGCAAGTCACCAGTCTTAGGTTAGTACATTGTTTATGAATTAGACCTGGCCTGAATTATGGCACAAGCGATTGTTACTCCACATCCTGTTAAACACAtcaagcaaacaaaaacatgtggcaCATCTGTACTTGTGATGGCCTCTTAAATCCTTCATACAACTTCAGGAAAGCATTCCACACTCCAGAGTGAGAGACATACCGTCTGACTGCTGGTCTGAATACTCTGGAGTCAAGGGGAGATGAGAAAGGAGGgaacagacaggaggaggacgatatcagaagaaaaacagggaAGGCGGAAGTAAAACTGTGTGGGAAAACGTGTGGAAGGGAAAGGACGGTCTGTAAAAGCACATGGAAGTTCAATAGGAAATGGAGGATACCAATCAGACAGAGCTGCTACTTGTGAGCTGCGTGAGCATGTTTACCTGCTGAAGACTGCCCTCTCATTTTTAGCATCCATGGTGAGCCGAATGGTCTCCTTGCCAGCACCAGTAGTGATGGTCTCTGTGGTGACCGTCTCACTGGATGTAGACACAGTCTTGCCTTCTTCCTCGTCGCTGTCAGAACTGCTGGAGGAAGAGCTGTCTGACGCCACCAGTGGAGCTTTtctcgccacacacacactccacacacaagCTGCAGGCAGATGGAAGAGGAAATCCTCTCATTTAAACATTGGATGTACCGTACGTTTGCTTCAAGGGAAAAGTGAAATGATCACAGAGCTAAGAGAAGCAGCAGATAAGAGCTGCCACATGCACATAGATTTACCCTGCACTCATGTGTCTCTATGGGCCCTACTGTCACGCTACTTTTATCTCAGCAGAGGTTTACCAaccgaaaaaaaaaacaggttctAATCCTGAGCAAATGAAGTTACGAAATGGTCACAACTCATTATGTTACGTTTattgtataaaatgtaattgtagttgtcagttttaatatttcaacatgacactcagtattttaaaaccacaaaatgcATATTTATATCCATGTCATGCCTGCCTGTGTAGATGATTAACATCCATCTGGGGACATGACATGTGCACTTGAAAAGAAGCTCTAAATCAGTGTTGGAGAACAAAGGCATTTAAATGAcatataatcaaaataattcCACACTTGCCACACTGTAGAAACTTACGgttctggtttgttttggtgttttcgGATCCGCTGAGCTCAGAGTCCACAGGAGAACTGCATCTAGGGCCTGTTTCAGAGCTGGGGATTTATAACAGATAAGAAAACCTgctcaaacacaacacacatttttttaatttaaggtggagtattttcattattgtgtgtgtctaCTGCTAGGTTTGAATGCAAACATTTTCTGAGTTTTTCAGAGTTGTGATTAGCGATGCAGAGTAGTCAATTCATTTACATGTCAAACATCActgggaagaaagaaagacaccAGTTCCACATAAACTTAAACTGTATTATTCAGCTTGATATAGGCAAAGTGATTGatgttattttaaagtatttttctttttcagttaaaAGTGTAAACAATCTTTACGTTGCTCACATGTTTAGACCATACCCAGACTCACCAACAAAAAGGCTGGAAGTCCGTAAACTTGGCCCACCCcttctcctctccatctgcGGCAGCTGGTTGGGAGAGTGGCGTGTCCCACGCTGCAAAGCCCACGCCTGCTGCAGGAGCCTTCGAGTTCACCTCCCCGAAGTCTGCTATCCAGCCAGTGCCTGCATATGAACCCAGCGCCATCTGCATGAGGTGCTTATACAAAACCTGTTTTAGTCCTGAGGACGTGGAcgaatttcttttttctttattctttacaATACAATATAACTTGTCTCACTCTTTGCTGCCTCAGTCTGGCCTTGGCTTGAGAAAGGATCTGAGGCGTCTTTGggctcctctccttcctctgagTCGGAGTCTGCTGCGCTGTCAGAGACCTCAGTGCCAGAAGCTGATGCCCTGTCACAGGCCTTATTGTCAACTTGGCTCTGGGAGGACTGTGACCCACCGAACcttgaagaaacaaacaaaacattttagtACGTTGATtaagcaaagaaaaaataatttaaaacaaataattccAAACGCTGAGAgcatctgcatctgcatctCTGATTATGCGTCTACCTGTTTCgggattttgtttgtgttgcatagttgatctctttctcctcccagatgtcctcttcatcatcgtcaAAGGGCTGAATCCTCTCCTTGGAACAGGCCTCAAACACAGCGGTATTAGCCTGCAAAGGACAGGTGGGTAACTTCATGGTGCAAAGATTTAGCAGTGTGCATTAATACTGATGTAATGTTGTACAACAAATGCTAGGATGAAACCTGAATTAATCGTTTTGTAAGCATCTAATCAAATCCCTGTAATGTTAAAAGTATGTACAATTCTATGTGAGATGTACAAGTAAGAAATTGAAAGTGTGTATTGGTCAGTTTTTCCAATAAAATTTCAGGAATACAACTATGTAGTACAAATGTGTGAATAAAGTGGAGAATGTAAATAAACTCACACTGTCCTGGCCTGAGTCGATGTTGATATTTATCTCAGCAATCCTGTCAAACGTCGCCCTGAAATAACATCAGAAACCACTCCATCATCTCACAGTGACAAGATGACACTGACACTCAGAAAGTGAATATCAGTTAATTTACCCAATGCTGTCGTCATGATCAGTGAACTCCTCGTCATTGAAGCCAAACTGATCCACAAAGTTAGCAGTCATCTGCTGAATCTGGTAGTCTGAAAAGGCCTAAAATACACATCACAAAGTTGGATTATCTGACGATAGCTGATAAAAGAAGCcccactgtgtgtttttgtgtgtgtgttcttttgcACGTGTACCTGCTGGAGTGTCAGTTCTTTAGGGAAGGGGCTCTCCATATCATCTTCTGAGGAAGGACGTGGGTTTCCCGTGCCAACCTAAATAGGGAAATGCCACCACAAATGTACTTgggctgtgtttttaaattagatttctattatctatcttcaTTTCAATAATCCAAAATAGACTCATAAAATCCAAATATTAATCTTTTATTAATGCCgtttacagtctatgttctTTTCCCCTGGATACATGAGCATAAAGCCATGAGTATTGTGCAGCCAGCCTTTTTATGCAACAATAGACAAGGGACATTTAACGTGGTGGGAGCTCCTCCACTGGAGGCACCACCAAGCCTGAAGACAGAcgaaaaacatttgcaaagtgCAGGTGAAAAACTGTGGAAAGCATCACATCAAAAACCTCTGAAGTGAAACAAACCACCTTGGGCAAGAATTTGCATTGAAGTTACATCTTAATTCTCTGCAtgctcaaaaaaaaaaactgcatgaaaacattaatatttttaataataccCCAGGTTAGAGGATTCattgtcttttatatttaagcaaaattggtattgtaaCTGTAATATCCTTAACCAAATCACCACTGACTCGAAATGGACTTGTTGAATCAGAGCCAAATAGTTTAGGGAAATCAGTGGTAATACCAAGCTCTAAATGTAACATTCAAAgttttacatgtgtgtatgATTACAACCAGCTACTGTCAATATTTATCTGAGTTTACCAGGTCTATGGTGTTCTTCCTATTGGTCTCGGACAGGGTCTGGTCCACAAAGGTTTCCCAGCGTCCTCTGTAGTCCTCTGGCAGATCTACATCCAAAAACACAAGGACAGCAGCATTGAGAAAACAATACTCCAGCTGAGAGACACGTGCATCAATATACTCTTATTGCTTTcttctattttctctttttattatcaCTATCTTGCatgtattcatatattttatatttattgtccacacacacacacacacacacacacacacacacacacacacacacacacacacacacacacacacacacacacacacacacacacacacacacacacacacacacacacacacacacacacacacacacacacctgtgattAGGCTACTAATCTGTGTATGAACCGGGCCCTTCTCCAGGTTGTGGACCACTGTGTTGGCAATCCGGGTCAGATGCCCCATATAACCTCTTCTCATACCACCTTCTGATctggaaacagaagaaacacactTTAGTGTAACACAAGTCTCCCTATTCCCAAAATCCACAGAATCATCATCTCACAGCTCCTTACTGTATTCTATCATTGTCTTCCCAAGCCTTAAGAATCCTCTGGACAAGGTGGCAGTGATGAAACAACttttgagagaaaaacaaggggTCAATCGATTGTTTTAATTCAGAAAGAGCCACATCGGCCCATCCAGTAGATCAAATGCCACATAAGCCTCGAGctacaaacacagacacctaCATGAGTCACCATTAAGTTATGTGCAGAGTTTTCAGGGGTGATTGAAGGTTCTGGAGTGGGGGTCTCAGTAAAAGCATGCTCTTGTGATGCATCCTGATGAAGCCTGAATTTGTCCTGAGCTCCCAAACCAGGCTGGAGTCTCATTTCATGGGCACAGGGTCGGAGGATGGCTGCAACACAAAGCTCCACTTGGAGGTGCAGGAAGTTGTTCCACGTGTACTTGAAGAACAAGTCCTGAAAAAAAGCATTACATTTTCCAAAGGGACTTTAGAACATTTTCACAACATTGTAGTTTGAAATTgcttttgaaagtgtttttgctCATCTCACCAGAAGCAGGTCCATTGTATTAAGTCTGCAAAGTTCCTGTGCTACGACTGCATGGCTGGCAGAGCTGGTGTACAGCAGAGAGGCAACTAGTCTAGCTACATGCAGACGAGTGTTTCCCAGTGGTTCCTTCAGCACACCCAGGCTGGTCAGTATAGGATGTCTCTAAACAtgttcaaaacacacagacatgcttACTAAAAGTGTACACAGATGGCATATAGGCATTTAGGAAATAACAGTCTGAAGCTTGAGCAGAGTTTTGTCATACAGGTGTGACGACAGTGAAGCAAAAGGTATCTACGTGGCAGTCAAACTAAATTACTGAAAAAGAGGCTTGCTGCTCATCAAACTCAGCTTTGGACCAACTTAAAATGTCTTGATATTTATAGCGTGCTCTGATTTTCTTCAAGTGAAAGAACAATCTTAGTGTGAGGCAAGCCCCTCTTCAGTTTTCATCCCATGGGTTTTACTGGCACCTGAATGAAATCATACTACGTTACAggaattttgttatttttcaattGATACCTATCATACTGTGTTATTTCAGATTACAACAGCTTACATTACAGGCTACTGGTGCCTGAAAGTTTCATTGTTGCAAATGTTTCTTACTATACATTGCAAAATATCAACACTGTGCTCCCAATTCAAGAAAACccttatattataataatgattatatttTATCTTAGCACTTTGCTAACTTATGGCTTTAAGATGATGCACTGAATCTTGGCCttcagcgtttcactttctgaatccattaatttgttctaacagggctttgattgttaCCGGTTaagaccggaagatgcacgtC comes from the Hippoglossus stenolepis isolate QCI-W04-F060 chromosome 5, HSTE1.2, whole genome shotgun sequence genome and includes:
- the ppp6r2b gene encoding serine/threonine-protein phosphatase 6 regulatory subunit 2 isoform X1 — encoded protein: MFWKFDLHTSSHLEAILDKEDVTLAELMDEEDVLQECKAQNRRLLLFLCQEQCMQELVCMITTEPPAGGEETQRFKYPNIACELLTCDVGVINDKLGNEESLLETLYAFLEQPSPLNPLLASFFSKTIGNLITRKTEQVINFLRRKEGFLSLVLKHIDTSAMMDVLLRLISCVEPAPLRLETLTWLNAEKLAERLVELIHPERDEERQSNASQTLCDIIRLSRDQANQLQDISQPDPLLSVLESQECVEQLLQNMFSGERTESCIVNGIQVLLTLLEIRRPVVDGVMDAQGFERSYTVNSSILLAIEPHLVHFHQLLLEPPKRHPILTSLGVLKEPLGNTRLHVARLVASLLYTSSASHAVVAQELCRLNTMDLLLDLFFKYTWNNFLHLQVELCVAAILRPCAHEMRLQPGLGAQDKFRLHQDASQEHAFTETPTPEPSITPENSAHNLMVTHLFHHCHLVQRILKAWEDNDRIQSEGGMRRGYMGHLTRIANTVVHNLEKGPVHTQISSLITDLPEDYRGRWETFVDQTLSETNRKNTIDLVGTGNPRPSSEDDMESPFPKELTLQQAFSDYQIQQMTANFVDQFGFNDEEFTDHDDSIGATFDRIAEININIDSGQDSANTAVFEACSKERIQPFDDDEEDIWEEKEINYATQTKSRNRFGGSQSSQSQVDNKACDRASASGTEVSDSAADSDSEEGEEPKDASDPFSSQGQTEAAKSTGWIADFGEVNSKAPAAGVGFAAWDTPLSQPAAADGEEKGWAKFTDFQPFCCSETGPRCSSPVDSELSGSENTKTNQNPCVWSVCVARKAPLVASDSSSSSSSDSDEEEGKTVSTSSETVTTETITTGAGKETIRLTMDAKNERAVFSRVFRPAVRREAVKVPIEGLTVQDTGTGNDKDNEKGKNNGDCPNPTTASSSNQSAAVTQETQPSANGPA
- the ppp6r2b gene encoding serine/threonine-protein phosphatase 6 regulatory subunit 2 isoform X3, which encodes MFWKFDLHTSSHLEAILDKEDVTLAELMDEEDVLQECKAQNRRLLLFLCQEQCMQELVCMITTEPPAGGEETQRFKYPNIACELLTCDVGVINDKLGNEESLLETLYAFLEQPSPLNPLLASFFSKTIGNLITRKTEQVINFLRRKEGFLSLVLKHIDTSAMMDVLLRLISCVEPAPLRLETLTWLNAEKLAERLVELIHPERDEERQSNASQTLCDIIRLSRDQANQLQDISQPDPLLSVLESQECVEQLLQNMFSGERTESCIVNGIQVLLTLLEIRRPVVDGVMDAQGFERSYTVNSSILLAIEPHLVHFHQLLLEPPKRHPILTSLGVLKEPLGNTRLHVARLVASLLYTSSASHAVVAQELCRLNTMDLLLDLFFKYTWNNFLHLQVELCVAAILRPCAHEMRLQPGLGAQDKFRLHQDASQEHAFTETPTPEPSITPENSAHNLMVTHLFHHCHLVQRILKAWEDNDRIQSEGGMRRGYMGHLTRIANTVVHNLEKGPVHTQISSLITDLPEDYRGRWETFVDQTLSETNRKNTIDLVGTGNPRPSSEDDMESPFPKELTLQQAFSDYQIQQMTANFVDQFGFNDEEFTDHDDSIGATFDRIAEININIDSGQDSANTAVFEACSKERIQPFDDDEEDIWEEKEINYATQTKSRNRFGGSQSSQSQVDNKACDRASASGTEVSDSAADSDSEEGEEPKDASDPFSSQGQTEAAKSTGWIADFGEVNSKAPAAGVGFAAWDTPLSQPAAADGEEKGWAKFTDFQPFCCSETGPRCSSPVDSELSGSENTKTNQNPCVWSVCVARKAPLVASDSSSSSSSDSDEEEGKTVSTSSETVTTETITTGAGKETIRLTMDAKNERAVFSSEAVKVPIEGLTVQDTGTGNDKDNEKGKNNGDCPNPTTASSSNQSAAVTQETQPSANGPA
- the ppp6r2b gene encoding serine/threonine-protein phosphatase 6 regulatory subunit 2 isoform X2, which encodes MFWKFDLHTSSHLEAILDKEDVTLAELMDEEDVLQECKAQNRRLLLFLCQEQCMQELVCMITTEPPAGGEETQRFKYPNIACELLTCDVGVINDKLGNEESLLETLYAFLEQPSPLNPLLASFFSKTIGNLITRKTEQVINFLRRKEGFLSLVLKHIDTSAMMDVLLRLISCVEPAPLRLETLTWLNAEKLAERLVELIHPERDEERQSNASQTLCDIIRLSRDQANQLQDISQPDPLLSVLESQECVEQLLQNMFSGERTESCIVNGIQVLLTLLEIRRPVVDGVMDAQGFERSYTVNSSILLAIEPHLVHFHQLLLEPPKRHPILTSLGVLKEPLGNTRLHVARLVASLLYTSSASHAVVAQELCRLNTMDLLLDLFFKYTWNNFLHLQVELCVAAILRPCAHEMRLQPGLGAQDKFRLHQDASQEHAFTETPTPEPSITPENSAHNLMLFHHCHLVQRILKAWEDNDRIQSEGGMRRGYMGHLTRIANTVVHNLEKGPVHTQISSLITDLPEDYRGRWETFVDQTLSETNRKNTIDLVGTGNPRPSSEDDMESPFPKELTLQQAFSDYQIQQMTANFVDQFGFNDEEFTDHDDSIGATFDRIAEININIDSGQDSANTAVFEACSKERIQPFDDDEEDIWEEKEINYATQTKSRNRFGGSQSSQSQVDNKACDRASASGTEVSDSAADSDSEEGEEPKDASDPFSSQGQTEAAKSTGWIADFGEVNSKAPAAGVGFAAWDTPLSQPAAADGEEKGWAKFTDFQPFCCSETGPRCSSPVDSELSGSENTKTNQNPCVWSVCVARKAPLVASDSSSSSSSDSDEEEGKTVSTSSETVTTETITTGAGKETIRLTMDAKNERAVFSRVFRPAVRREAVKVPIEGLTVQDTGTGNDKDNEKGKNNGDCPNPTTASSSNQSAAVTQETQPSANGPA